ATGTCGGCAATACCGTGTATTGTACTTGATTTTTAAAAATTTCATGGCAGGTTTTGTGCAAAATCAAGCAAGCCCCGCATATCTTTCGCTATGCCGTCGGCAAATGGCAACGGATGGGCTTTTTCGCCGTACCAAACGGTCTTCATGCCCAAGGCTTTGGCTTGGTGCAGATTGTCGGCGCTGTCGTCCACCATAATGCACTGTTCGGGATTGATGCCCAACAGGCGGCAGACGTTGAGATAGGCTTGCGGATTGGGTTTGTAGAGCAGGCCGAAGTCGTCCGTGCCGAACAAGCCGTCAAAATGCGCTTCCAAGCCCAATGCTTCAACCAATGCGCGGACATAAAACGAAGGCCCGTTGGAAAATACGGCTTTTCGCCCTTTCAGACGGCCTAAAACGTCATCAGTTCCATCCATACCCTCCACCTTTGCCAAAATTTGCTTAAGCGGGTGACTTTCACGCAAAAATTCATCGATATCGACTTCGGGATGGTGGATTTGCAAACCGGCAAGCGTCGCGCCGTATCGGTGCCAATAATCTTGGCGAAGTTGGGAGGCGGCCTCTTCGGAAAGCTTCAGACGGCCTGCCATGTATTCGGTCATGGCGCGGTTGATGATGTAGAAAATGCCGGCTTCGGCATTGTGCAAAGTATTGTCGAGGTCAAACAGCCAAACGGGAGAATGATTCATATCGTGCCTTGATATGCAGATTTTGTTATGATATTTCGTATTTTACCCGTACAAAGGAAAGAGAATGAAACTGAAATTGTCCGCCTTGGCCCTGTTGCTGGCTTCGGCAAACCTGTACGCCCAAACCGAAGTGCGTTTGGCCGTGCACAAATCCTTCAGCCTACCCCAATCCGTCATCGCGCAATTTGAAAAAGCCAACGATGCCAAAGTGTCCGTCATCAAGGCAGGCAGCGGCAACGAAATGCTCAACAAGCTGATTTTGAGCAAGGCCAACCCGATTGCCGATGCGGTTTACGGTTTGGACAACGCCAACATCGGCAAAGCCAAAGCCGCCGGCATCCTCGCCGCCAACCAACCTAAATCTGCGCCCGTAACCGCTTCCCTGCCCGATGCGCTGGCCGTCGATTACGCCTATGTCGCCATCAACTACGACAAAAAATGGTTTGAACAGAAAAAACTGCCTCTGCCGCAAACCCTGCAAGACCTGACCAAACCGGAATATAAAAACCTTTTGGTAACCCCGTCTCCCGCCACATCCTCGCCCGGCCTCTCCTTCCTCTTGGCCAACATCGGCGGCATGGGTGAAGAAGGCGCATTCAAATGGTGGGCGCAAATGCGCCAAAACGGCGTGAAAGTTGCCAAAGGCTGGAGTGAAGCCTACTACACCGACTTCACCCAAAACGGCGGCGCTTATCCCCTCGTGGTCAGCTATGCCACCAGCCCGGCGGCCGAAGTCCACTACTCCAAAGGCAAATACAACACCCCGCCCACCGGCAACCTCTTCCTCAAAGGCGGAACATTCCGCCAAGTTGAAGGCGCGGCCGTTTTGAAAGGCGCGAAGCAACCCGAACTGGCGGCCAAACTGGTGAGCTGGCTGCAAAGCGGCGAAGTGCAACAAGCCCTGCCTGCCGAAATGTGGGTCTATCCGGCTGCCAAAAACACGCCGCTGCCCAAAGTATTCGAGTTTGCCCAAACCCCGAAACACAGCGATTCCCCCAACCGCGCCGACATCAACACCAAACAAAAACAATGGGTGAGCCGTTGGAGCAAAACCGTTTTACGTTAAGCTGAAAAAGATTTAAGAAAGATTAAAGGCCGTCTGAAAAAACAAATCATTAGTTTTTCAGACGGCCTTGTTTTACAATGACCTTTTAAACAACTTCACACGCATACACAATTATGAATTTCGATCTTCAATCCCTCTCCCCCTTCTCCGGTTGGGAACAACTCGCCCAAACCGGCATGTCTTTCGGCATGAACCTGCTGGCCGCCTTAGCCATCTTCTTTATCGGCCGCTGGGTCACCACGCGCGTGGTGACACTGATGAAAACCGCACTGACGCGCGCCAAAGTCGATAAAACGCTGGTCAGCTTCCTCGGCAACGTCGCCAACATCGGCCTGCTGATCCTCATCATCATCGCCGCACTGGGTAAACTCGGTATTCCGACCACTTCCGTGACCGCCTTGATCGGTGGCGCAGGCTTGGCCGTGGCTTTGTCTTTGAAAGACCAACTGTCCAACTTCGCCGCCGGCGTGCTGATTATCCTGTTCCGCCCGTTTAAAGTCGGCGACTTTATCCGCGTCAACGGTTTTGAAGGTATCGTCCGAGAAATCAAAATGGTGCAGACCTCTTTGAGCACGCCGGACAACGAAGAAGTCGTCCTACCCAACAGCGTGGTCATGACCAACAGCATCACCAACCGCTCCTCCCTGCCCCTGTGCCGCGCCCAAGTCGTTGTCGGCGTCGATTACGCCTGCGACTTGAAAGCCGCCAAAGCCGCCGTATTGAGAGCGGCAACCGAGCATCCATTGTGTGTTCAAACCGAAGAACGACCTGCCGTCGTATACATTACCAACCTTGGCGACAGCGCCATCGAAATCACCCTTTGGGCGTGGACGCAAGAAGAAAATCTCGGCCCGTTCCGATTCGCCCTGAACGAGCAGATCGTCGAAAATCTGCGCGAAGCCAACATCAACATCCCATTCCCACAATGTGATGTCCACCTCATTCAGCCGAAAGACTGATTTCAGCTTTCAGGCCGTCTGAAACTCGGCGGGTCAAACGCCCGCCCCATTCCACCATTTCCATAAGGAGCCGCCATGTCCCATCTGCAAACCATCGCCGAACACCTGACCAGCCGCCGTCAAACCGTTACCTGCGCCGAGTCCTGCACCGGCGGTCTGCTTGCAGGTGCGCTGACCTCCCTCTCCGGCAGCTCGCAATGGTTTCATCAAAGCTTCGTCACATACAGCAACCAAGCCAAACAAGAGCGCCTCGGCGTCATGCCCGATACCTTGCTGAAACACGGCGCGGTCAGCCGCGAAACCGTCTATGAAATGGCACGCGGCGCAAAAGCCGTGGCGCAGGCAGATTACGCCTTGAGTATTTCCGGCATCGCCGGCCCTAGCGGCGGCAGCGCGGCCAAACCGGTCGGCACAGTCTGGTTCGGCCTGGCCACGCCCGAAGGTTCGTTTGAACAAACCGCGCTATTCACAGGCGACCGCGAAGCAGTAAGGGCGCAAGCCGTCGAATACGCATTGGCTTTCTTGGCGGAACATTTGGTTTGATAGAAAAAACACAGGCCGAGACCTTTGCAAAATTCCCCAAAATCCCCTAAATTCCCACCCAAGACATTTAGGGGATTTCTCATGAGCACCTTCTTCCAGCAAACCGCACAAGTCATGATCGCCAAACACATCGACCGTTTCCCACTATTGAAGTTGGATCAGGTGATTGATTGGCAGCCGATCGAACAATACCTGAATCGTCAAAGAACCCGTTACCTTAGAGACCACCGCGGCCGTCCCGCCTATCCCCTGTTGTCCATGTTCAAAGCTATCCTGCTCGGACAATGGCACAGCCTCTCCGATCCCGAACTCGAACACAGCCTCATCACCCGCATCGATTTCAACCTGTTTTGCCGTTTTGACGAACTGAGCATCCCCGATTACAGCACCTTATGCCGCTACCGCAACTGGCTGGCGCAAGACGACACCCTGTCCGAATTGCTGGAACTGATTAACCGCCAACTGACCGAAAAAGGCCTAAAAGTAGAGAAAGCATCCGCCGCCGTCATTGACGCCACCATTATCCAGACCGCCGGCAGCAAACAGCGCCAGGCCATAGAAGTCGACGAGGAAGGACAAGTCAGCGGCCAAACCACACCGAGTAAAGACAGCGATGCCCGTTGGATAAAGAAAAACGGCCTCTACAGACTCGGTTACAAACAACATACCCGTACCGATGCGGAAGGCTATATCGAGAAACTGCACATTACCCCCGCCAATGCCCATGAGTGCAAACATCTGTCGCCTTTGTTGGAAGGCTTGCCCAAAGGTACAACCGTCTATGCCGACAAAGGCTATGACAGTGAGGAAAACCGTCAATATCTGGAAGAGCGTCGACTGCAGGACGGCATTATGCGCAAAGCCCACCGTAAACATCCGCTGACGGAAGCGCAAACCAAACGCAACCGATATTTGTCGAAGACCCGTTATGTGGTCGAACAAAGCTTCGGTACGCTGCACCGTAAATTCCGCTATGCGCGGGCAGCCTATTTCGGGCTGCTCAAAGTGAGTGCGCAAAGCCATCTGAAGGCGATGTGTTTGAACCTTTTGAAAGCCGCCAACAGGCTAAGTGCGCCTGTAGCTGCCTAAAAGGCGGCCGGATGCCTGATTATGGGGTGTCCGGGGAGAAAAAAGGGGGAATTTGGGTAAAATCAGGAGTAATTGGAGGCGAAAACAGCCGAAAACCTGTGTTTGGATTTCGGCTGTTGGAAGGAAAGGAATTTTGCAAAGGTCTCAGGCCGTCTGAAATCTGGAAATCAGGTTTCAGACGGCCTTTTTATTTATCTATTCAAACCATCGGCGGATTTATACGCCCAAAAGCTCTTTGCCGAGGAAGCTGCCTTTTTCGACACCCGGCAGGACGAAGAAATAGCCGCCGCCAAACGGGCTGATGTATTCCTCCAGCGGCTCGCCGTTGAGCAGGTTTTGTACGAAGATGAAGCCGTCAGCAAGGTTGGCCTGATAGCAGATGAACACCAAGCCGACATCGAGCTGGCCGTTGGCGGCGAGGCCGCGCGAGTAGTTGAAGGCGCGGCGGTAGAGCAGGTGTTTTTTCATGAACTCAGGATCGCGCGGATTGGCAAGGCGCATATGGCTGTCTTTGGGCGTGATTTTGCCGTCGGGGTCTTTGGCAAAATCGGCGGTGTCGCCCTCTTTTTTACCGTCCATGGGCGCGCCGCTGTATTTGCGCCGGCCGAAAATGTCGGTTTGTTCCTGCATCGGGGTGCGATCCCAAAACTCGACAAAGTGGCGGATGAGGCGGACGGCCTGATAGCTGCCGTTTTTCGTCCATGCCGGTTCGTCCAAGCTGTTGGCGGCAACGCCTGTCCACAGGACTTGATCGGCGACTTTGGGATCTTCGACTTTGGGATTGCCGGAGCCGTCGCGGAAACCTAAAAGGTTGCGCGCGGCAATGGCGCCGGGTTCGGCTTTAGGGAGCCAACCGTCTATGCTCCAGCGGATCACGGCAAACTGGGCGGTGTTTTTGATGATGTCGCGCAGGGCGGCTTGGCAGGTTTCGGGGGAAAACGCGCAAATTTGCAGGCTGAGGTCGCCGTCGCACCAAGATTTTTGGAGTTTGTCGTTGGGGAAGTCGCGCATTTCCTGCAGGTGTTTCGGCTTTTTGTCTTTGAGGCCAAAGCGGTCGTCAAAGAGGCCGCTGCCGACGCCGACGGTAACCGTCAATCCGTCGGGGCGGAATTGTTTGCCGAGAATGCCGCTGCCTGCAGGCGGGAGTTTGTCGTCGCCGTCTTGGTATTCGCCACCTTGGGTGAGGAATTCGATGCGGGCGGTCAGGGCGCGGAACAGGTTTTCAAGTTGTTTGGCGTCTTTGGCGGTAACGTCAAAGGCACACATGATGCCAAAGAGCTGGTGTGGCGTGACAATGCCTGCCTGATGCTCGCCGTAACACGGATAGGCCAGCTCGGAATGT
Above is a genomic segment from Neisseria subflava containing:
- a CDS encoding pyrimidine 5'-nucleotidase — encoded protein: MNHSPVWLFDLDNTLHNAEAGIFYIINRAMTEYMAGRLKLSEEAASQLRQDYWHRYGATLAGLQIHHPEVDIDEFLRESHPLKQILAKVEGMDGTDDVLGRLKGRKAVFSNGPSFYVRALVEALGLEAHFDGLFGTDDFGLLYKPNPQAYLNVCRLLGINPEQCIMVDDSADNLHQAKALGMKTVWYGEKAHPLPFADGIAKDMRGLLDFAQNLP
- a CDS encoding thiamine ABC transporter substrate-binding protein; its protein translation is MKLKLSALALLLASANLYAQTEVRLAVHKSFSLPQSVIAQFEKANDAKVSVIKAGSGNEMLNKLILSKANPIADAVYGLDNANIGKAKAAGILAANQPKSAPVTASLPDALAVDYAYVAINYDKKWFEQKKLPLPQTLQDLTKPEYKNLLVTPSPATSSPGLSFLLANIGGMGEEGAFKWWAQMRQNGVKVAKGWSEAYYTDFTQNGGAYPLVVSYATSPAAEVHYSKGKYNTPPTGNLFLKGGTFRQVEGAAVLKGAKQPELAAKLVSWLQSGEVQQALPAEMWVYPAAKNTPLPKVFEFAQTPKHSDSPNRADINTKQKQWVSRWSKTVLR
- a CDS encoding mechanosensitive ion channel family protein — translated: MNFDLQSLSPFSGWEQLAQTGMSFGMNLLAALAIFFIGRWVTTRVVTLMKTALTRAKVDKTLVSFLGNVANIGLLILIIIAALGKLGIPTTSVTALIGGAGLAVALSLKDQLSNFAAGVLIILFRPFKVGDFIRVNGFEGIVREIKMVQTSLSTPDNEEVVLPNSVVMTNSITNRSSLPLCRAQVVVGVDYACDLKAAKAAVLRAATEHPLCVQTEERPAVVYITNLGDSAIEITLWAWTQEENLGPFRFALNEQIVENLREANINIPFPQCDVHLIQPKD
- a CDS encoding CinA family protein codes for the protein MSHLQTIAEHLTSRRQTVTCAESCTGGLLAGALTSLSGSSQWFHQSFVTYSNQAKQERLGVMPDTLLKHGAVSRETVYEMARGAKAVAQADYALSISGIAGPSGGSAAKPVGTVWFGLATPEGSFEQTALFTGDREAVRAQAVEYALAFLAEHLV
- a CDS encoding IS5 family transposase; its protein translation is MSTFFQQTAQVMIAKHIDRFPLLKLDQVIDWQPIEQYLNRQRTRYLRDHRGRPAYPLLSMFKAILLGQWHSLSDPELEHSLITRIDFNLFCRFDELSIPDYSTLCRYRNWLAQDDTLSELLELINRQLTEKGLKVEKASAAVIDATIIQTAGSKQRQAIEVDEEGQVSGQTTPSKDSDARWIKKNGLYRLGYKQHTRTDAEGYIEKLHITPANAHECKHLSPLLEGLPKGTTVYADKGYDSEENRQYLEERRLQDGIMRKAHRKHPLTEAQTKRNRYLSKTRYVVEQSFGTLHRKFRYARAAYFGLLKVSAQSHLKAMCLNLLKAANRLSAPVAA
- the efeB gene encoding iron uptake transporter deferrochelatase/peroxidase subunit; amino-acid sequence: MSQNKQPAQPEKRTLFKTALAAGAIGVAGYFAGKKQGEAAAETQNNQHSELAYPCYGEHQAGIVTPHQLFGIMCAFDVTAKDAKQLENLFRALTARIEFLTQGGEYQDGDDKLPPAGSGILGKQFRPDGLTVTVGVGSGLFDDRFGLKDKKPKHLQEMRDFPNDKLQKSWCDGDLSLQICAFSPETCQAALRDIIKNTAQFAVIRWSIDGWLPKAEPGAIAARNLLGFRDGSGNPKVEDPKVADQVLWTGVAANSLDEPAWTKNGSYQAVRLIRHFVEFWDRTPMQEQTDIFGRRKYSGAPMDGKKEGDTADFAKDPDGKITPKDSHMRLANPRDPEFMKKHLLYRRAFNYSRGLAANGQLDVGLVFICYQANLADGFIFVQNLLNGEPLEEYISPFGGGYFFVLPGVEKGSFLGKELLGV